A window of the Sporosarcina sp. FSL K6-2383 genome harbors these coding sequences:
- a CDS encoding MFS transporter, producing MPEKVWLLVIGMFVNVMGNSFLWPLNTIYMHDYLGKSLSVAGLVLMANAGAGVIGNLLGGYLFDRIGGYKSIIGGILISIVALVGLVFRHDWYPYVTLLTLLGFSGGIIFPSMYAMVGTVWPEGGRKAFNSIYLAQNVGVAIGPALAGFVAVASIDYIFSANLVFYVLFFFIALFGYKKLEIAPDRHTNVIREKKKIKHKAPFYALLIVTSGYLLTWLIYSQWPTTISTHALSIGVTLTEYSFLWTLNGLLIVAGQPLINPIIKRLEHRLKAQIIIGIAIFIISFLVVSYAGTFTMFIVAMVILTFGEMFAWPAIPTLASKLAPKGRDGFYQGIVNSTATIGRMIGPFAGGVLVDLYGMQVMLFILTALVSIAIIPTLLYDRPLKKAGYTPENHS from the coding sequence ATGCCTGAAAAAGTATGGCTTCTTGTAATTGGAATGTTCGTCAACGTCATGGGAAACTCTTTTCTATGGCCATTGAATACAATCTATATGCATGATTATTTAGGGAAGTCACTATCAGTGGCAGGGCTAGTACTGATGGCGAACGCAGGCGCAGGTGTCATAGGGAACTTACTGGGTGGTTATCTGTTTGACCGCATTGGTGGCTATAAGTCGATTATCGGGGGAATTCTTATTTCCATCGTCGCACTTGTCGGTCTTGTATTTCGACATGATTGGTATCCATACGTCACACTTTTAACACTGCTCGGCTTTAGTGGTGGAATCATTTTCCCAAGTATGTATGCGATGGTTGGGACGGTTTGGCCTGAAGGAGGGCGAAAAGCCTTTAACTCTATTTATCTTGCACAAAATGTGGGAGTTGCAATCGGACCTGCTCTTGCTGGTTTTGTTGCGGTAGCTAGCATTGACTATATTTTTTCAGCGAATTTGGTCTTTTATGTACTGTTTTTCTTTATCGCATTATTTGGCTATAAAAAACTTGAAATTGCACCCGATAGACATACAAATGTTATTCGAGAGAAGAAGAAAATTAAGCACAAAGCACCTTTTTATGCTCTGCTAATTGTCACGTCGGGTTACTTGCTAACATGGCTGATCTATTCACAATGGCCAACAACGATTTCGACACATGCTTTATCAATCGGTGTGACCTTAACAGAATATAGTTTCCTTTGGACGTTGAATGGCTTACTCATTGTCGCAGGACAGCCGCTTATTAATCCAATTATCAAACGCTTGGAGCATAGATTAAAAGCACAGATCATTATTGGCATTGCTATCTTTATCATTTCATTTTTGGTCGTCAGTTATGCGGGAACGTTTACGATGTTCATCGTGGCAATGGTTATTTTGACGTTTGGTGAAATGTTTGCTTGGCCTGCCATTCCGACGCTTGCTAGTAAGCTTGCACCAAAAGGAAGGGACGGCTTCTATCAGGGCATCGTCAATTCTACGGCAACCATTGGTCGGATGATTGGCCCATTTGCAGGGGGCGTACTGGTCGATTTATATGGCATGCAAGTTATGCTGTTCATATTGACAGCGCTAGTCAGTATTGCCATTATCCCGACATTGCTTTATGATCGACCACTGAAAAAAGCAGGCTATACTCCAGAAAACCACTCATAG
- a CDS encoding TIGR01212 family radical SAM protein (This family includes YhcC from E. coli K-12, an uncharacterized radical SAM protein.), whose protein sequence is MENNLFPFPSEGKRYHTWSRHLKDEFGFKVMKVALDAGFDCPNRDGTVAFGGCTFCSVAGSGDFAGDRVDPIDVQFKEISERMHKKWKDGKYMAYFQAYTNTHAPLPKLKEKFEAALAQEGVVALSIATRPDCLPDEVVDYLAELNERTYLWVELGLQTIHEKTANLVNRAHDFALYVEGVEKLRKRGIRVCTHIINGLPLEDYDMMMETAREVAKLDVQGIKIHLLHLLKGTPMVKQYEKGQLEFLEKEEYINLVVDQLEILPPEMIVHRITGDGPIELMIGPMWSVTKWEVLNGIDKELERRGSWQGKHFAGAVELT, encoded by the coding sequence ATGGAAAATAATCTATTTCCGTTTCCGTCTGAAGGGAAACGCTATCATACATGGTCACGTCACTTGAAAGATGAATTCGGGTTTAAAGTGATGAAAGTTGCACTCGATGCAGGGTTTGATTGCCCAAACAGGGATGGTACTGTCGCATTTGGTGGTTGTACGTTTTGCAGTGTTGCAGGATCTGGAGATTTTGCCGGTGACCGCGTCGACCCGATCGATGTTCAATTCAAGGAAATCAGTGAAAGAATGCACAAGAAATGGAAAGACGGCAAATACATGGCGTATTTCCAAGCATATACGAACACACATGCACCCCTGCCAAAGCTAAAAGAAAAGTTTGAAGCTGCGCTAGCACAAGAAGGTGTCGTTGCTTTGTCTATCGCAACACGTCCCGATTGCTTGCCGGATGAAGTTGTCGACTATTTAGCGGAATTAAATGAACGCACCTATTTATGGGTTGAACTTGGACTGCAAACCATTCACGAAAAAACAGCCAATCTTGTCAACCGCGCCCATGATTTTGCACTGTATGTGGAAGGCGTCGAGAAGCTCCGAAAGCGTGGCATCCGCGTCTGCACACATATCATCAACGGACTTCCACTAGAAGACTACGACATGATGATGGAAACAGCCCGTGAAGTAGCAAAACTAGACGTTCAAGGCATCAAAATCCATCTGTTGCATCTATTAAAAGGAACGCCGATGGTCAAGCAATATGAAAAAGGACAATTGGAGTTCCTTGAAAAAGAGGAATACATTAATCTTGTCGTAGACCAACTGGAAATCCTGCCACCTGAGATGATTGTCCACCGCATCACGGGTGATGGTCCGATCGAATTGATGATTGGTCCGATGTGGAGTGTCACAAAATGGGAAGTGTTGAACGGCATCGACAAAGAGCTTGAACGTCGTGGCAGCTGGCAAGGAAAGCATTTTGCAGGGGCGGTTGAATTAACATGA
- a CDS encoding class I SAM-dependent methyltransferase, with protein sequence MKLLRILPFARQLLRDTIIPGETVIDATAGNGNDTEFLAQFVGEKGHVFAFDIQQPALDATGERLSDLNERVTLVLDSHENVQQYVKGQIGGAVFNLGYLPHSEDLSIVTTPDSTIKAIDIMLGMLKKGGIIAISVYDGHEGGAEERDALLAYVKNLHQADVHVARYEILNQRNNPPFLIALEKMKDFETARQVE encoded by the coding sequence ATGAAGCTACTTCGTATCCTGCCTTTTGCAAGACAATTACTCCGCGACACAATCATTCCAGGAGAAACTGTTATCGATGCAACTGCAGGAAATGGAAACGATACAGAATTTCTAGCCCAATTTGTCGGTGAAAAAGGACATGTCTTCGCATTCGATATTCAACAACCTGCACTCGATGCCACTGGCGAACGTCTTAGCGACTTAAATGAGCGTGTTACGCTTGTACTAGACAGCCATGAAAACGTTCAACAGTACGTCAAAGGACAAATTGGTGGTGCCGTTTTTAATCTTGGCTATTTACCACATAGTGAAGATTTGTCCATTGTCACAACACCTGATTCAACCATCAAAGCAATTGACATCATGCTTGGTATGCTAAAAAAAGGTGGTATTATAGCCATTTCTGTCTACGATGGACATGAAGGTGGAGCAGAAGAACGCGATGCCCTTCTCGCCTATGTCAAAAATCTGCATCAAGCAGATGTCCATGTTGCTCGATATGAAATTCTCAATCAGCGCAACAATCCTCCATTCCTCATTGCTCTAGAAAAGATGAAAGACTTTGAGACTGCTAGGCAAGTGGAATAG
- a CDS encoding SDR family NAD(P)-dependent oxidoreductase, with protein MDFFIVTGASKGIGFELSIQLRSKGNKVIGIARTVPADVEGFIATDLAQTAGLVELIDTLIDENREMATSFTLVNNAGMVDPIGLIGSVSADEMITAMAVNLTAPMILSNAFIAKLNDFTGPKRIVNISSGAGRNAYEGWGTYCTTKAGLDHFSRVVALEQENVEYPVRIVSIAPGIIDTGMQETIRASQKEAFPLLEQFIDYKEQGLLSSAEQTAEKLISFMENEDFQVVGPIADIRNF; from the coding sequence ATGGATTTTTTTATTGTCACAGGTGCTTCGAAAGGGATTGGATTTGAACTTTCAATACAGCTTCGATCGAAAGGGAATAAGGTAATAGGGATTGCAAGAACGGTGCCCGCGGACGTAGAGGGTTTTATTGCTACTGATCTGGCACAAACAGCAGGTCTAGTGGAGTTGATAGATACATTAATTGACGAAAATCGTGAGATGGCGACTAGTTTTACACTTGTTAATAATGCTGGTATGGTTGATCCAATTGGATTGATAGGGTCTGTGAGTGCTGACGAAATGATAACAGCAATGGCTGTCAATTTGACTGCGCCGATGATTTTATCGAATGCTTTTATTGCAAAGCTAAATGATTTTACAGGTCCTAAGCGAATCGTCAACATATCATCTGGAGCAGGTCGTAATGCGTATGAGGGCTGGGGGACTTACTGCACAACGAAAGCGGGGCTCGATCATTTTTCAAGAGTCGTTGCGCTTGAACAGGAAAATGTAGAGTATCCTGTTAGGATTGTCTCGATTGCACCGGGCATCATCGATACAGGGATGCAGGAAACAATTCGTGCGAGTCAGAAAGAGGCATTTCCCTTACTTGAGCAGTTTATTGATTATAAAGAGCAAGGGCTGTTAAGTAGTGCGGAGCAAACGGCTGAGAAATTGATTTCCTTTATGGAAAATGAAGATTTTCAAGTGGTTGGTCCGATTGCAGATATTCGAAATTTTTGA
- a CDS encoding 3D domain-containing protein, which yields MRKILGTLIITIALLVSGANESWAAPSTYTVKSGDTLFGIAKKHHISITNLKAWNNLKSTTIHPNQKLAVVSKGNTAKQATTSKAVAKTPSRSTTDKVVKEFTVSASAFTANCNGCSGLTATGINLKSNPDMKVIAVDPNIIKLGTKVYVEGYGYAVAGDTGGSIKGNKIDVFFPTKAEAYKWGRKSVKIKVLE from the coding sequence TTGAGAAAAATTCTTGGAACACTCATTATTACGATTGCATTATTGGTCAGCGGGGCGAATGAAAGCTGGGCAGCACCTTCAACTTATACAGTGAAGAGTGGGGATACGTTATTCGGAATTGCAAAGAAGCATCATATATCCATAACTAATTTAAAAGCATGGAACAACTTGAAGTCAACTACCATTCATCCGAACCAGAAGCTAGCTGTTGTTTCTAAAGGGAATACGGCAAAACAGGCAACTACATCGAAAGCAGTGGCAAAGACACCGTCACGTTCTACTACAGACAAAGTGGTTAAAGAATTCACAGTGTCGGCTAGTGCATTTACAGCAAATTGCAATGGCTGCTCGGGTCTCACTGCAACAGGTATTAATCTCAAAAGCAATCCTGATATGAAAGTGATTGCTGTCGATCCAAACATTATTAAACTTGGGACAAAGGTTTATGTAGAAGGTTATGGCTATGCCGTCGCTGGAGATACGGGAGGTTCCATCAAAGGGAATAAGATTGATGTCTTTTTCCCGACCAAAGCTGAAGCTTATAAATGGGGCCGTAAATCTGTTAAAATTAAAGTATTAGAATAA
- a CDS encoding GNAT family N-acetyltransferase has translation MTNISIRRAYKIDAKDLSDVLTKSQWFTYKKLYSEDYIQRLIEQYYNVQRIEQEIVFISEEWHGYFIAEMNGRIVGAIGGGMNDETAGEVYVLYLDPTLLGQGIGTRLLDFFTKIQKHTYGATEQWVSVAKGNHYGIPFYESKGFIFHHEELAYDTIEEDQDISLKYRRGI, from the coding sequence ATGACAAACATTTCTATTCGCAGGGCATACAAAATTGATGCAAAGGACCTATCAGACGTACTTACAAAGAGCCAATGGTTTACATATAAGAAACTATACAGTGAGGATTATATTCAAAGGCTTATTGAACAATATTACAATGTGCAACGTATTGAGCAGGAAATCGTCTTCATTAGCGAGGAGTGGCACGGTTACTTTATTGCAGAAATGAACGGCAGAATTGTTGGAGCCATTGGGGGTGGGATGAACGATGAAACAGCAGGCGAAGTGTATGTACTCTATTTAGATCCTACACTACTGGGTCAAGGTATTGGTACGCGACTGCTTGACTTCTTTACGAAAATCCAAAAGCACACGTACGGCGCTACAGAACAATGGGTGTCTGTTGCCAAAGGGAATCATTACGGCATTCCTTTTTACGAGTCAAAAGGGTTTATCTTCCATCATGAAGAATTGGCATACGATACAATCGAAGAAGACCAAGATATTTCTTTGAAATATCGACGTGGAATTTAA
- a CDS encoding VanZ family protein, translating to MAAIIGYISEMIPYMIIVLPVILIFRFLYNRLRGFGKPRLPREIGVVGFLLFMTALFSQTILTFLYTGPAVTRTFANINLIPFRVFQDNYYAITELNYWQPFIINFLGNICIFIPIGFMIPLLWKRFNRFWKVALAGLGISLFIETMQLTQARSTDIDDLWLNTLGSMIGYGIYSLIRRLYPQFVGRLTKIKPF from the coding sequence ATGGCTGCAATCATTGGCTATATTAGTGAAATGATTCCATATATGATTATTGTTTTACCTGTCATTCTTATCTTTCGCTTCCTATATAATAGGCTTCGTGGATTCGGCAAGCCTCGCCTGCCCCGTGAAATCGGGGTTGTCGGCTTTCTGTTATTTATGACTGCATTATTTTCACAAACGATACTCACATTTTTATATACGGGTCCGGCTGTTACTCGTACATTTGCGAATATCAATCTTATCCCTTTCAGAGTTTTTCAAGATAATTATTATGCGATAACAGAATTAAATTATTGGCAGCCCTTTATCATTAACTTTTTAGGTAATATCTGCATCTTTATCCCGATTGGTTTTATGATTCCATTATTATGGAAAAGGTTCAATCGATTTTGGAAGGTTGCCCTTGCCGGGCTTGGCATCTCCTTGTTTATTGAAACAATGCAATTGACACAAGCAAGAAGCACAGATATCGATGATTTGTGGCTAAATACATTAGGTAGTATGATTGGTTATGGGATTTACTCGCTTATAAGAAGACTTTACCCACAATTCGTTGGCAGGTTAACAAAAATCAAACCTTTTTAA
- a CDS encoding GntR family transcriptional regulator, with protein sequence MPIPTDHAKPIRITAKENAFNQLQQWIIDGTLRAGEKLNDTELAEALGVSRTPIRESLQLLEVQGFVKMFPGKATQVTEVDRNSITELLPPLAALQALSAELAIPHLTDDAIALLESTNEDFAKAVYTKDYFSALKIDEKFHQIVVDIADNSYILSMVASLQAHVRRLFFHNSIVLTEQSIEEHHKIIQLLKERDALTVSSTMRDNWLRAIDEFHSLP encoded by the coding sequence ATGCCGATACCTACAGATCATGCAAAACCGATTCGTATTACTGCGAAGGAAAATGCATTCAACCAGCTCCAACAATGGATTATTGACGGTACGCTACGAGCTGGCGAAAAACTTAATGATACGGAACTTGCCGAAGCACTAGGTGTAAGCAGGACGCCAATCCGCGAATCTTTGCAGTTGCTTGAAGTACAAGGCTTCGTAAAAATGTTCCCTGGGAAAGCTACACAAGTAACCGAAGTGGATAGGAATTCGATTACAGAACTCCTCCCACCACTGGCTGCATTACAAGCATTGTCTGCCGAACTTGCAATCCCACACCTTACTGATGATGCTATTGCACTTCTTGAAAGTACAAATGAAGATTTCGCGAAAGCTGTGTATACAAAGGATTACTTTTCCGCCTTGAAAATCGATGAAAAGTTTCATCAAATTGTTGTTGATATTGCAGATAATTCCTATATTCTATCAATGGTAGCTTCCCTTCAGGCACATGTTAGGCGATTATTTTTCCACAACTCGATTGTCTTAACGGAACAATCGATTGAAGAACATCATAAAATTATCCAATTACTGAAAGAACGCGATGCCCTAACGGTTTCCTCAACGATGCGTGATAATTGGCTACGAGCGATTGATGAATTTCATTCACTACCTTAA
- the brnQ gene encoding branched-chain amino acid transport system II carrier protein — MQKKLAFSSYLVIGVMLFALFFGAGNLIFPAQLGQYAGTNLWPAIIGFLITGVGLPFLGILAMGFSGSRNLQDLASRIHPAYAVVFTSLLYLTIGPFFAAPRTGAVAFNIGISPFISEENMQIASIIFTLLFFGLTLWLSLNPAKIVDRVGKILSPGIIILLLALLTMVVLKPMGAIEAPQEAYASGAFMKGFTEGYNTMDALASLVFGIIVINVLHSMGVTSKRGILTATAKTGAVATAFLAIIYVGIAYLGATSTEKLGLFETGGPVLSEASSHYFGSFGLVLLAVVIILACLTTAIGLMTACGEYFHMLMPKISYKLFVVIFTTFCFVIANFGLANIITYSIPVLMFLYPLAVVLMLLTFTSPLFNHSRIVYVAATAVAFLISIIDGLKTLCKSLEIDYFGWLSPIVSFYERILPFYDEGLGWLLPVLVVMVITGVLARFVFRTSTVDV, encoded by the coding sequence ATGCAGAAGAAATTAGCATTTTCATCATATTTGGTTATTGGTGTTATGTTATTTGCATTGTTTTTTGGAGCAGGAAATCTAATTTTCCCTGCACAGCTTGGACAGTATGCTGGGACAAATCTTTGGCCGGCTATCATCGGATTTTTAATTACGGGAGTTGGATTGCCGTTCCTCGGTATTTTGGCTATGGGCTTCTCAGGGAGTCGTAATTTACAGGACTTGGCAAGTAGAATTCATCCTGCATATGCAGTGGTTTTTACGTCACTCCTTTATTTAACAATCGGGCCATTTTTCGCAGCTCCTCGTACGGGTGCGGTTGCATTTAATATTGGGATTTCTCCTTTTATCAGTGAAGAAAATATGCAGATTGCATCCATTATTTTCACATTATTGTTCTTTGGACTGACATTATGGTTATCTCTGAATCCAGCGAAAATTGTCGATCGAGTCGGTAAAATATTATCGCCAGGTATTATAATCCTTCTTCTTGCACTGCTTACGATGGTTGTTTTGAAGCCGATGGGAGCTATTGAAGCACCGCAGGAAGCTTACGCAAGTGGAGCATTTATGAAAGGATTTACAGAGGGATATAACACGATGGACGCTCTTGCATCACTCGTTTTTGGGATTATCGTCATTAATGTTCTTCATTCGATGGGTGTGACATCTAAGCGTGGAATATTGACGGCTACAGCCAAAACGGGTGCTGTTGCAACTGCATTCCTTGCAATCATTTATGTTGGGATTGCTTATCTAGGGGCTACGAGTACGGAAAAATTAGGCCTGTTTGAAACGGGAGGTCCTGTTTTAAGCGAGGCATCCTCACATTACTTTGGTTCATTCGGGCTTGTTTTATTGGCAGTTGTCATTATTCTTGCCTGTTTGACAACAGCCATTGGTTTAATGACAGCTTGTGGAGAATACTTCCATATGCTTATGCCTAAAATTAGCTACAAACTATTCGTTGTGATTTTTACGACATTTTGTTTCGTTATTGCGAATTTCGGATTGGCGAACATCATTACGTATTCAATTCCAGTATTGATGTTCCTTTATCCACTGGCAGTGGTACTAATGCTTCTAACGTTTACATCACCGCTGTTTAATCATTCTCGCATTGTCTATGTAGCGGCGACAGCTGTTGCATTCTTGATCAGTATCATTGATGGACTGAAAACGCTTTGTAAATCACTCGAAATTGATTATTTCGGTTGGTTGTCCCCGATTGTTTCATTTTATGAACGTATATTGCCGTTCTATGATGAAGGACTAGGATGGCTGTTGCCGGTACTAGTGGTCATGGTCATCACCGGTGTACTCGCTCGTTTTGTGTTCAGAACATCAACTGTAGATGTATAA
- a CDS encoding SMC family ATPase, whose protein sequence is MRPITLKMTAFGPYKGTEIVDFRELEDNRLFVISGATGAGKTTIFDGICFALYGQASGEDRTDSGAMRSDFADDAVPTTVELLFAIQSRTYRILRQIPYIKQGNKTKTAARYEFYEVTVDGEIPIVDRQIVSEIDKKAEELIGFTQAQFSQIVMLPQGEFRKFLTSDTENKETIMRKIFRTEPYREIVDKLKSKKDEAQAALMSERQQKDGLMKQIPSLLPQRDSAIFNVLANASVNDHQVMSALETEQLFYNEKITTDKQHYEQAVEQHARMLEKYHAAKGLNERFDELVQRKTVYAELSSQVPFLEKEAKRLGDAERAVAIEQLEMQFTELKKEVGAKTEHLNQAIRTVQQVAKEIEEIEAHYTMEEKKKPEREKLAEGLIRLQDALPQVAMLASKKEILATLKKEWEMRQVTLQATTEKSALEIDKVDVYKNQIEQLEKKLTVLDDRVELLTVTTEKCRLVDEFMALATQLTTFDNERNKQEILYAEIKKDYETLAQDWLMNEATALAATLHDGEACPVCGSSDHPQKAHRGEVEVTKEELEKANAELARIESHYRTAVANYDSSFKQVTVKKTELVKIDVDAEHVEAESSKLHAMKKQLEQEVTALRAMRQELVQLKDKLTQQSKAVEELAQNKAVIERAAFDCQASYEKEQALFEQIVNAIPEDIRELNVLEQRISTFSQQKRALDTAWETIQKRREEGRERLTTSKSAEIHVKQALVETEGKQQTAQQRFVEALQKSEFPTEQAYHESKMDEASRMKLKADIENFKQQFYAVRESVKELASLLEGKEKIDISGVDLALVELKATYEAALTAYNSSMEFAKQAAQLQVKIGESMTIVATLEKEYGKVTDLYDVVRGHNGLRLSFERFIQIEYLERIIQSANLRLKEMSSGQFELIRSDRQEVRGRQSGLGLDVYDAYTGQMRDVKTLSGGEKFNASLCLALGMADVIQSFQGSVSIDTMFIDEGFGSLDEESLNKAIDILIDLQKSGRMIGVISHVEELKAAFPAILEVKKSREGHSQTKFTLK, encoded by the coding sequence ATGAGGCCTATTACATTGAAGATGACGGCATTTGGACCGTATAAAGGAACAGAAATTGTAGACTTTAGAGAGTTGGAGGATAACCGCTTATTCGTCATTTCGGGTGCAACGGGTGCTGGGAAAACGACCATTTTTGATGGGATTTGCTTTGCATTGTATGGACAAGCGAGTGGCGAAGACCGGACGGATAGCGGAGCGATGCGTAGTGACTTTGCGGACGATGCGGTGCCAACAACGGTTGAACTATTGTTTGCCATTCAGAGCCGAACGTATCGCATATTGCGTCAAATCCCCTATATCAAGCAAGGGAATAAAACAAAAACTGCCGCTCGTTATGAGTTTTATGAAGTGACAGTTGACGGTGAAATACCGATTGTCGATCGTCAAATTGTCTCTGAAATCGATAAGAAGGCTGAAGAGCTCATTGGTTTTACGCAGGCCCAATTTAGCCAAATTGTCATGCTGCCACAAGGAGAGTTTCGCAAATTTTTAACCTCGGATACAGAAAATAAAGAAACGATTATGCGCAAGATTTTTAGAACAGAGCCGTATCGTGAAATTGTCGATAAGTTGAAAAGTAAGAAAGACGAGGCACAAGCTGCATTGATGAGTGAAAGGCAACAAAAGGATGGGCTTATGAAGCAGATACCATCGCTATTGCCACAGCGTGATTCAGCTATTTTTAATGTATTGGCTAATGCTAGCGTTAATGATCATCAAGTGATGAGTGCATTGGAGACGGAGCAGTTATTTTATAATGAAAAAATAACGACAGATAAACAGCATTATGAACAAGCGGTCGAACAACATGCTCGGATGCTCGAAAAATACCATGCAGCCAAAGGATTAAATGAGCGATTTGATGAGTTGGTACAAAGAAAAACAGTATATGCCGAGTTGTCGAGTCAGGTTCCGTTTTTAGAAAAAGAAGCGAAGCGACTTGGGGATGCGGAACGAGCAGTGGCGATTGAACAATTAGAAATGCAGTTTACGGAGTTGAAGAAAGAAGTAGGGGCTAAAACGGAGCACCTTAATCAAGCAATTCGCACGGTGCAACAGGTGGCAAAAGAAATAGAAGAAATAGAAGCCCATTATACAATGGAAGAAAAAAAGAAGCCAGAGCGTGAAAAGCTGGCGGAGGGTTTGATTCGTTTACAGGACGCATTGCCGCAGGTTGCGATGTTGGCTTCTAAAAAAGAGATACTTGCTACATTGAAAAAAGAATGGGAGATGCGTCAAGTAACGTTACAAGCGACAACTGAAAAGTCAGCCCTTGAAATAGACAAAGTGGATGTCTATAAAAATCAAATAGAGCAATTAGAAAAGAAGCTAACTGTATTGGATGATCGAGTTGAACTACTGACGGTTACGACTGAAAAATGCCGACTAGTTGATGAATTTATGGCGCTGGCAACACAGCTGACAACATTTGATAATGAGCGAAATAAGCAGGAAATCCTGTATGCAGAAATTAAAAAAGACTATGAAACGTTAGCACAAGATTGGCTCATGAACGAAGCGACCGCATTAGCAGCGACACTTCATGATGGAGAAGCTTGTCCTGTGTGCGGGAGTAGTGACCATCCACAGAAAGCGCATCGTGGTGAAGTCGAGGTTACGAAGGAGGAGCTTGAAAAGGCAAATGCTGAGCTTGCACGTATCGAGAGCCATTACCGGACAGCGGTAGCGAATTATGACAGTTCATTTAAACAAGTAACGGTGAAAAAGACTGAGCTTGTCAAAATTGATGTTGATGCTGAACATGTAGAAGCGGAAAGTAGTAAATTACATGCAATGAAAAAGCAGTTGGAACAAGAAGTGACTGCACTTCGTGCGATGAGACAAGAGCTAGTTCAATTGAAGGACAAGCTAACGCAGCAGAGCAAAGCGGTCGAAGAATTGGCACAAAATAAGGCAGTCATTGAACGCGCTGCATTTGACTGTCAGGCATCTTATGAAAAAGAGCAAGCCCTTTTTGAACAAATAGTGAATGCTATACCAGAAGACATTCGAGAGCTGAATGTGTTAGAACAACGTATTTCCACATTCAGCCAACAAAAAAGAGCGTTAGATACGGCGTGGGAGACGATTCAAAAACGTCGTGAAGAAGGTAGAGAGCGTCTAACAACTAGTAAATCAGCTGAAATTCATGTGAAACAGGCGCTTGTGGAGACAGAGGGGAAACAGCAGACTGCACAGCAACGATTTGTAGAGGCTTTACAAAAATCTGAGTTTCCAACGGAGCAAGCTTACCACGAATCGAAAATGGACGAAGCTTCACGTATGAAATTAAAGGCTGACATTGAGAACTTTAAACAACAGTTTTATGCTGTTCGTGAGTCTGTGAAAGAGCTTGCGTCTCTGCTAGAAGGGAAAGAAAAGATTGATATAAGTGGAGTTGATCTTGCGTTAGTCGAATTGAAAGCTACCTATGAAGCGGCTTTGACGGCATATAATAGCTCGATGGAATTTGCTAAGCAGGCCGCACAATTACAAGTGAAAATCGGAGAGTCCATGACAATCGTTGCGACGCTCGAAAAAGAATATGGCAAAGTGACTGATTTATATGATGTAGTCAGAGGGCATAATGGATTACGCCTCTCGTTTGAACGGTTTATTCAAATTGAATATTTGGAGCGAATTATTCAATCCGCAAATTTACGACTAAAAGAGATGTCGAGTGGTCAGTTCGAATTGATACGCAGTGATCGCCAGGAAGTTCGGGGTAGGCAGAGTGGGTTAGGGCTTGATGTCTACGATGCCTATACGGGACAAATGCGCGATGTGAAAACACTGTCAGGCGGTGAAAAATTCAATGCGTCCCTTTGTCTAGCACTTGGTATGGCAGATGTTATTCAAAGCTTCCAAGGTTCCGTATCGATTGATACAATGTTTATTGATGAAGGCTTTGGTTCGCTCGATGAGGAATCTCTGAACAAAGCGATTGATATACTGATTGATCTACAGAAGTCGGGTAGAATGATTGGCGTTATCTCACACGTAGAAGAATTGAAAGCGGCATTCCCAGCTATTCTAGAAGTGAAAAAGTCGAGGGAAGGTCATAGTCAAACGAAGTTTACCCTCAAGTGA